A genomic segment from Amphiura filiformis chromosome 10, Afil_fr2py, whole genome shotgun sequence encodes:
- the LOC140162456 gene encoding growth hormone secretagogue receptor type 1-like isoform X3, which yields MASVVQTVSSAELPYMEGESIGSSFFNYEDFMCDVPLDKLKEMANGSDKVLDQLKINTSMCFNIGTCPMAMYNATGQELIEYLVHLLGEPHYSYSFIIPFVVILGLLVTIGFLGNLFTIIVIFRNRVLQTSSHYLVSMAFSDLLILSLTGPTEIAFALSAWPWVYSDFLCRVRYYLIEACTYTTVLHITAFTVERYIAICHPIKAKSLVTKSRATKIIISIWFFSFTVCLPLFIAYHTWEVCPGIPESMFCHVQDTIWNKRVDNFYRFSLTVLFLIPMTVISILYSLIARVLYGSNIQVKMRRSSRTTTNKIRTKKNGSIPDETHQKAEDSVEKTRRQIVKMLALVALCFAICWLPFHIIRLMPSFNYDNWSDTMLNIYHKGLYHISIVLLYTSSTINPILYNVMSARFRQAFRRTILCQDCTQWKASSETTKTAVDNVSKGTRQMHRGDRSHPDAP from the exons ATGGCGAGCGTAGTTCAAACGGTGTCCTCCGCCGAGCTACCTTATATGGAGGGCGAATCGATAGGATCAAGCTTCTTCAACTACGAAGATTTTATGTGTGATGTTCCGCTGGATAAATTAAAGGAAATGGCCAATGGAAGCGATAAGGTGCTTGATCAACTGAAAATAAACACGTCAATGTGCTTCAATATCGGTACTTGTCCGATGGCAATGTACAACGCTACCGGCCAAGAACTTATCGAGTATTTAGTTCATTTACTGGGAGAACCTCACTATTCGTACTCTTTCATTATACCATTCGTTGTAATTCTTGGCTTACTAGTAACAATTGGATTCTTAGGCAATTTATTCACAATAATCGTTATATTTCGGAATCGAGTACTACAGACCTCATCACATTATTTAGTTAGCATGGCATTCTCTGATTTACTCATATTATCGCTTACCGGTCCAACTGAGATCGCCTTTGCGCTTTCTGCGTGGCCGTGGGTCTACAGCGACTTTTTGTGCCGTGTGCGTTATTACCTTATAGAAGCCTGCACATATACCACAGTTCTTCATATCACCGCTTTCACTGTTGAACGTTACATCGCCATCTGTCATCCGATCAAGGCCAAGTCGCTAGTCACAAAATCGCGAGCCACCAAAATAATCATCTCCATCTGGTTCTTTTCGTTTACCGTCTGCCTTCCGTTATTTATCGCATATCACACGTGGGAAGTGTGTCCCGGCATTCCGGAATCAATGTTCTGTCACGTTCAGGATACTATTTGGAACAAACGTGTCGacaatttttacagattttcgttAACGGTGCTTTTTCTTATACCAATGACCGTCATCTCCATATTATACTCACTTATTGCCAGAGTATTATACGGATCTAACATTCAAGTAAAAATGCGTAGGAgctcaaggactacaactaataaAATCAGAACAAAAAAGAATGGTTCAATACCAGATGAAACACACCAAAAAGCTGAGGATTCTGTGGAGAAAACAAGGAGACAGATTGTAAAAATGCTGG CATTGGTGGCGCTGTGTTTCGCCATCTGTTGGTTACCGTTCCATATCATCCGACTCATGCCAAGTTTCAACTACGATAACTGGTCAGATACAATGCTGAATATATACCACAAGGGACTGTACCATATATCCATCGTGCTTCTGTATACCAGCTCTACGATCAACCCGATTCTCTACAACGTCATGTCAGCCAGATTCCGGCAGGCGTTCCGTCGGACGATCCTCTGTCAAGAC
- the LOC140162456 gene encoding growth hormone secretagogue receptor type 1-like isoform X2 — MASVVQTVSSAELPYMEGESIGSSFFNYEDFMCDVPLDKLKEMANGSDKVLDQLKINTSMCFNIGTCPMAMYNATGQELIEYLVHLLGEPHYSYSFIIPFVVILGLLVTIGFLGNLFTIIVIFRNRVLQTSSHYLVSMAFSDLLILSLTGPTEIAFALSAWPWVYSDFLCRVRYYLIEACTYTTVLHITAFTVERYIAICHPIKAKSLVTKSRATKIIISIWFFSFTVCLPLFIAYHTWEVCPGIPESMFCHVQDTIWNKRVDNFYRFSLTVLFLIPMTVISILYSLIARVLYGSNIQVKMRRSSRTTTNKIRTKKNGSIPDETHQKAEDSVEKTRRQIVKMLALVALCFAICWLPFHIIRLMPSFNYDNWSDTMLNIYHKGLYHISIVLLYTSSTINPILYNVMSARFRQAFRRTILCQDYKNCCGQCFQGDEADAQGRPLASRCSVGVTMYSAGATQI; from the exons ATGGCGAGCGTAGTTCAAACGGTGTCCTCCGCCGAGCTACCTTATATGGAGGGCGAATCGATAGGATCAAGCTTCTTCAACTACGAAGATTTTATGTGTGATGTTCCGCTGGATAAATTAAAGGAAATGGCCAATGGAAGCGATAAGGTGCTTGATCAACTGAAAATAAACACGTCAATGTGCTTCAATATCGGTACTTGTCCGATGGCAATGTACAACGCTACCGGCCAAGAACTTATCGAGTATTTAGTTCATTTACTGGGAGAACCTCACTATTCGTACTCTTTCATTATACCATTCGTTGTAATTCTTGGCTTACTAGTAACAATTGGATTCTTAGGCAATTTATTCACAATAATCGTTATATTTCGGAATCGAGTACTACAGACCTCATCACATTATTTAGTTAGCATGGCATTCTCTGATTTACTCATATTATCGCTTACCGGTCCAACTGAGATCGCCTTTGCGCTTTCTGCGTGGCCGTGGGTCTACAGCGACTTTTTGTGCCGTGTGCGTTATTACCTTATAGAAGCCTGCACATATACCACAGTTCTTCATATCACCGCTTTCACTGTTGAACGTTACATCGCCATCTGTCATCCGATCAAGGCCAAGTCGCTAGTCACAAAATCGCGAGCCACCAAAATAATCATCTCCATCTGGTTCTTTTCGTTTACCGTCTGCCTTCCGTTATTTATCGCATATCACACGTGGGAAGTGTGTCCCGGCATTCCGGAATCAATGTTCTGTCACGTTCAGGATACTATTTGGAACAAACGTGTCGacaatttttacagattttcgttAACGGTGCTTTTTCTTATACCAATGACCGTCATCTCCATATTATACTCACTTATTGCCAGAGTATTATACGGATCTAACATTCAAGTAAAAATGCGTAGGAgctcaaggactacaactaataaAATCAGAACAAAAAAGAATGGTTCAATACCAGATGAAACACACCAAAAAGCTGAGGATTCTGTGGAGAAAACAAGGAGACAGATTGTAAAAATGCTGG CATTGGTGGCGCTGTGTTTCGCCATCTGTTGGTTACCGTTCCATATCATCCGACTCATGCCAAGTTTCAACTACGATAACTGGTCAGATACAATGCTGAATATATACCACAAGGGACTGTACCATATATCCATCGTGCTTCTGTATACCAGCTCTACGATCAACCCGATTCTCTACAACGTCATGTCAGCCAGATTCCGGCAGGCGTTCCGTCGGACGATCCTCTGTCAAGAC
- the LOC140162456 gene encoding growth hormone secretagogue receptor type 1-like isoform X1, whose translation MASVVQTVSSAELPYMEGESIGSSFFNYEDFMCDVPLDKLKEMANGSDKVLDQLKINTSMCFNIGTCPMAMYNATGQELIEYLVHLLGEPHYSYSFIIPFVVILGLLVTIGFLGNLFTIIVIFRNRVLQTSSHYLVSMAFSDLLILSLTGPTEIAFALSAWPWVYSDFLCRVRYYLIEACTYTTVLHITAFTVERYIAICHPIKAKSLVTKSRATKIIISIWFFSFTVCLPLFIAYHTWEVCPGIPESMFCHVQDTIWNKRVDNFYRFSLTVLFLIPMTVISILYSLIARVLYGSNIQVKMRRSSRTTTNKIRTKKNGSIPDETHQKAEDSVEKTRRQIVKMLALVALCFAICWLPFHIIRLMPSFNYDNWSDTMLNIYHKGLYHISIVLLYTSSTINPILYNVMSARFRQAFRRTILCQDKPTRQFSQMSVTSVREDQRRRSLKHQRTQVMMCTSPQEPATV comes from the exons ATGGCGAGCGTAGTTCAAACGGTGTCCTCCGCCGAGCTACCTTATATGGAGGGCGAATCGATAGGATCAAGCTTCTTCAACTACGAAGATTTTATGTGTGATGTTCCGCTGGATAAATTAAAGGAAATGGCCAATGGAAGCGATAAGGTGCTTGATCAACTGAAAATAAACACGTCAATGTGCTTCAATATCGGTACTTGTCCGATGGCAATGTACAACGCTACCGGCCAAGAACTTATCGAGTATTTAGTTCATTTACTGGGAGAACCTCACTATTCGTACTCTTTCATTATACCATTCGTTGTAATTCTTGGCTTACTAGTAACAATTGGATTCTTAGGCAATTTATTCACAATAATCGTTATATTTCGGAATCGAGTACTACAGACCTCATCACATTATTTAGTTAGCATGGCATTCTCTGATTTACTCATATTATCGCTTACCGGTCCAACTGAGATCGCCTTTGCGCTTTCTGCGTGGCCGTGGGTCTACAGCGACTTTTTGTGCCGTGTGCGTTATTACCTTATAGAAGCCTGCACATATACCACAGTTCTTCATATCACCGCTTTCACTGTTGAACGTTACATCGCCATCTGTCATCCGATCAAGGCCAAGTCGCTAGTCACAAAATCGCGAGCCACCAAAATAATCATCTCCATCTGGTTCTTTTCGTTTACCGTCTGCCTTCCGTTATTTATCGCATATCACACGTGGGAAGTGTGTCCCGGCATTCCGGAATCAATGTTCTGTCACGTTCAGGATACTATTTGGAACAAACGTGTCGacaatttttacagattttcgttAACGGTGCTTTTTCTTATACCAATGACCGTCATCTCCATATTATACTCACTTATTGCCAGAGTATTATACGGATCTAACATTCAAGTAAAAATGCGTAGGAgctcaaggactacaactaataaAATCAGAACAAAAAAGAATGGTTCAATACCAGATGAAACACACCAAAAAGCTGAGGATTCTGTGGAGAAAACAAGGAGACAGATTGTAAAAATGCTGG CATTGGTGGCGCTGTGTTTCGCCATCTGTTGGTTACCGTTCCATATCATCCGACTCATGCCAAGTTTCAACTACGATAACTGGTCAGATACAATGCTGAATATATACCACAAGGGACTGTACCATATATCCATCGTGCTTCTGTATACCAGCTCTACGATCAACCCGATTCTCTACAACGTCATGTCAGCCAGATTCCGGCAGGCGTTCCGTCGGACGATCCTCTGTCAAGAC